GAGCACAAAACCTTTGACATCTAGCCAAGGTGGGAGTGCTCGCGATTTTGGGTAAATCGTTTTGTACATAGTAAAATTGTTTAGACAATTCCTTTTGAATCGTCAGGTTTGAGATGGGTTATTGCTCGTTCAGTTTTCTGAACTTACCTATGAAAGTAAGAACAAATTATTCTATAAAACAAAATTTTGTCTATGTATTTATATAGGGAATATTGTATGTTCAAACATTAAAATAACTGATATTTAATTTTTTAAAAATACTTTTTGGGGATAGTAAAAAAATTACTCAAAGCTTCTGGTGCATTGTCTAAAAACTTTCCCTTTTTAGGCTTAAAAACAATAATTTCGCTTTGAGAAGCAGATCCAAAAGAGATGGGGAAATCTAATGACCAAGCAGAAATGGGCATACAATTCAGTCCCCTGGAGCGATTTTAGTTTTATCTACTTACAGCAGTAAAAGCTGCCACTACTCCATCAAGCGAGTACAGAGCGTTTCCATTTACTTGGTGAGCTTTCCTTCTGGCTGTCCTTTTTCCAGGATGAGGCTTTTTGGACTTTGCGGATCAAAGAAAAACTGGACGATATTTTTTTGATCTGGAAAATCATCGATTAAAATTTCATTCAATACATGGATACTGGATGGCTTTGAAACGGCTTCTGACTCAAAATAAAACCAAGCTGCATCTTCCTCCACCTCATGACCGAGGTAGCGCATTGTTATTTCACGTCCTTCTATCCAGTATTTGTTCTTACTCCTGATGTATTGGTTGATTTGATCTTCTAGCTTTTCCTTGTTCGCTGGATTCAAAAAGTCTATGGATTCTTCATGAAAATTTCCCAAGGCTATTTCCAGATCATCCCAGAAAATCTTCTGCGAAACCTCCAGGTGCTGGGTGTTTTCGTTCCAGGCTATTTCCGTCAGACTCAGGTGAAAAGGGTGATAGAATACCAGCCATCCCAAGCTGATCATAGATATGTAAAACTGTTGCATTTGGTATGAAGTCGTCTGTCTTTTCTGGGAATAATCCTGTATTATTGCGCAATTTACTTCTTTAGAGGTACATCACCCCATACTATGAGTTCATTTCAATTGTATTTTCGCCTTGGACTTCAGCACATCCTGGATATCCAAGGTTTTGATCATATTCTTTTTGTATTGGCATTGTGTGCGATCTACATCCCCCGGGACTGGAGGAAGATAGTCGTGCTAGTCACTGCATTTACCATAGGTCA
This genomic window from Algoriphagus sp. TR-M9 contains:
- a CDS encoding DUF6702 family protein, whose translation is MQQFYISMISLGWLVFYHPFHLSLTEIAWNENTQHLEVSQKIFWDDLEIALGNFHEESIDFLNPANKEKLEDQINQYIRSKNKYWIEGREITMRYLGHEVEEDAAWFYFESEAVSKPSSIHVLNEILIDDFPDQKNIVQFFFDPQSPKSLILEKGQPEGKLTK